The Mucilaginibacter rubeus genomic interval TTAGCCATTGCGCCACAGGCAGATTGGGTTGACCTTGACGGCCCGTTCCTGGTAAGCAATAACCCATACATAATGCCCGATTTTGAGGATGGGAAGTATATCCTGAATCATGATGCGGGATTGGGGTTGAGGTTTTAATGATCTCTTACTCCCCGCGACCGTGTCCTCACGGTCGCCTTATTATAGCTATAATATACCTACCCCACGGCCGCCTTGCTAAAGCCGCAGATTATCCCTATTGATATATCCACAGTAACACATGCTTCTTTTGTTTTTTCAGTAATGCATCCACAATTTTCATAGTATTGTTGGAAATAGCAGGACAACCCCAGCCTTCAGGTGTGCCGTTGGGGTAAACTTCAGTTTCGGCAACCTGTTCCCAGGAATGAAAAACGATTTGCCTTGCTAACGCATTATTGTTGGTGCTTTCCAAACCGGTTAGGTAATACTTTACATGGATACCCCAGGCGCTCCAGGCGCGGCTATCAATTGTGTATTTGCCCAGCGCTGTACAATGGCTTCCATCAAGGTTGCTAAATGCCGGTTTATCTTTTGACCATACGCCGCTCCAAGGGTTTCGGCCGCAGCCATGGCTTACCAAGCCACTGATTAACGAGTCGTTTTTCTTAAAATCCCATACCACAAAACGCTTAACACCTGATGGTGCGGACATATCAATTAAAATGCAATAGCGTGTATTGTACCCCCGCTGCCGGCAAAATGTAAGGCTTTGTTTGGCTTTTGCTTTAAGCTGATCGGTATTAATACGGGGAATATCTGCTTTGACCTTTATGCAGCAGAAAAGCAGCAGGAAAAAAGGGAGTAATAGCTTAGGTTTCAATTGCCTTAGGTTTTGTATTGTAAACAGAAATATCGGCTTTTTATTACAATAAACCTATCTTGCGTGATGAAAAACCGTGTTTCTTTTTTGTCCCTGCTATTAGTCTTGTTGGGTTGTACAGCAACATCAACCAAAACAGTAGTAACCATTAGTCCTGTTAATAACGGGAAATCATTGCAGATAACAGGTTTTGATCCGGCTATTATTAA includes:
- a CDS encoding murein L,D-transpeptidase catalytic domain-containing protein; this encodes MKPKLLLPFFLLLFCCIKVKADIPRINTDQLKAKAKQSLTFCRQRGYNTRYCILIDMSAPSGVKRFVVWDFKKNDSLISGLVSHGCGRNPWSGVWSKDKPAFSNLDGSHCTALGKYTIDSRAWSAWGIHVKYYLTGLESTNNNALARQIVFHSWEQVAETEVYPNGTPEGWGCPAISNNTMKIVDALLKKQKKHVLLWIYQ